A window of Methylomonas sp. 11b genomic DNA:
CGTCAAATCATGCCCGCCGCCATCGATTGCAATGCCATTGCGACCCAACTTGATAACGTGGCCGATATCGTCATGCAACGCCACTTCGCCCGCTTGCAACTCCAGCTGGTAGCGCTTATCTCCAACCACCAACGCCACGCCATAGGAGCGGTCGCCGCCTGGAAATGCCAAATACACCTGTGCGCCGGGTTGTGGGCGATAACTAAACCCATACGGTTCAACTCTCGCCAGGTTGCCCAACACCTCGCCATCCAACACCTTGGCTTGCACCCGATCAGGCCCAATCAACGTCGCCACGCCGTGGGCAAACAAGAGCTGCAACCTAGCCCAAATCTGTTGCATAAATCACCTTATCCTGGGCTTTGTTAGCTTTATGTTTGGCGCCTTTCTTAGCCTTGCCGCCAGTCTTTTCTTCACCGATAAACGCTTCGCGCTTCATCACCGTCAACCGGGTCATGCTGCCGCGCTGGTCGTCCAGGGTAAAAGCGCGATCACCGATTAAATACACGCCGTCGATATCGCGCATGGGAATAATCACTCGCACTTGGGTATTGATGTCCCACACGCCGCCGGCATGCGTCCAGCCGTACACCTCCAGATCGATACGATGGGCGCGGGCCAGACGGCGGTTGCGTTCCAATGTCGCCCGCCGGTCGCAACCGCCCAGGCCTTGACCGGTCTTGTCGGCCAGGATATGCAACGGACGAAAATAATTGATGCCGCTGTCTTTTACCGCGCCCTTCAATGCCTGATCAGTGGCGTAGTCATAGCCTTTAACCAGATAATCGGAAAAGCGCAGCTTGTGCTCGTTAACCACATCAAACGACTCGATATGCTCGCCATATACCAGCGTGGCCACGGGTGCTGCGTCGGTGGGCTTGGTTAGAATCACACCGCCGTCCGGCGTGGGGTATAACAGCAAATTGGCGGCGCGGGCGGCATTGATTAGGGCATTGGACGGCGACTCGCATTGCATCGCAAAATCGGGCACTACGGCGGTGTCGGCATCGATCTTCACAGGCACGTTAAACGTGCTGCAAAGCTGCTTCACAATCTCGCCGAGTTTTAATCCGGATAAGGTTTTCGAGTATTGGCAATCGACCAACTCGCGACCCAACGAACGCGCATCAATGGCAATACTGTGGCTGTTGGCATCGACATGTTCATGGTCGATATCGGAACGGATTGTGGCCACCACGGTTTCGCCGATTAACACTTCGATCTTGGTGTTGGCATCTATACCCAACGCCTCGCCGCTGCCGGGCCGCGTCACAGCCAGATTAACCGAGGCTGCCAGATCGTCAACCGAGGCACTGATATGCACGTTTTGCCAGTACGCATAGCGCTGGCCGTTGAAACGGATCTCAACCATACACCCGCCCACGCACAAATAACGGATGCCGCACGCCGTTGCGCGCTAAAAACACATCCTCATCAATCTGTAGCCGATGCGCCAACACTGTAGATGGCAAATACCCGACCAAGTCGCGCACTTGCTGCGGCTGTAAGTCCTGCGCCATCACCGCTTCCACCAGCGCAGTGCGGGCTGTGACAGCCGCTTGAAACACCGCATCCGGCAAGGTGGGTAGCAAGGTATCGTAAGCCGTATCAATCGCCACCAGCGCTGCCGTGCGGTCCACTTCGGCCCGATAATCCACCAGCGCCACTTGCATCGCAGCCGCCAAAAACAAACGGCTTTGCAACGCCGCATCGCGGGCCAAATTGCCGCGCACGGCGCTATCGGTCGCGGCCACGCCGCTTAAATTGCTGTACGCGGTATTAGTCGACAGCGACACCAAGCGGGATACCAAGCGGGGCCGGTCGGTATCGGCCAAGCCGGCATCGTCCGCGCCCAAGCCGATGGCATTACTCAAGCCGCGAAAAGCATTGGCATAGCTGCCAGGAATGGCTGCCAGCGTACCCAGATCGCCTTTGATGCCGGATACCAAGCCCAGCAGCTGGCTAGACCACGTCAGCGGCAAGGTGGCAAAGCTGATCGCTTGCCGCACAAATTCCAGCTTGCCTTGCACTTGCGCAACAAACGCCGACAAGCCGCCGGCACTCATCGGCAACAGACTAAAATCGGCGACCACCGCACCGGCAAAAGCGTCGATGCTGCTGGCGGCGATATCGACTTGATCAGGCGTCGCTTCCGGCGGCTTATCGCCACCCGCTACCCAACTAATCGATACCGTGCAAAAACCGTTCTGGTCATTACTCTCGCGCCGTGACCAGCTAACAGGCACCACCCAAATCCGGCCTAACCAGGGATGCAACAACCAGTCGGCGCCGGGCTGGTTCAGCACTTTTATCAGTTCAACCGCTTCCCGGTCGTAATCGTTGCCGATGAAATAGGCGTTCAGCTGATAATCGCCTGCCTTGCCGCCCATGTCTTCAACCACCGGCTCTTCGGCACCGGGAAATTCATGCACGGCTTTTCTGCGGCCGCCCTTAGCATCATGGCTATCGGTCAAAAACTCGATGTCACGCCAGCGCGCATTGCTCCAGCGGTCGCGATAGGATTCGGCCATCAGGGCGCTCCGTTAAACAAGTTGCCGGTGTTGCCCTTGGTGGTGACGCTGACGCCATCCGACTTGGATTTTTGCTTAACCATAAAGCCGGGCGTGGTGGACTCCACCGTTAAGTGCACTTCGGATGCCGGGCCAGGCTTATTGAATAAATCAAACAGCGCAGTACCCGCCGTATCGTCTTTATTGCCAGTCAACTTTCGCACAACCTCATCAACGAGCGGCGTAACCGTGTTTGTGCCAAATTCATAACCGGCCACCGCAGCGGAAATAAGGCCAGCCGCAGAAACCAATTTTGAAGACGCCATCGTTGCCGCGCCAGCTAAACCACCAGTACCAGCGGCACCGCCGAGCGCAATCGAAAGCGCCCCAGCCGCAGAGGTAGCAGCTAACATAGGAGGCCCCACACCGAGGACAGCGGAACTTAAATCTGGGAATCTTTGTGATAAATCGCTAAAACCCTCGGCAACCCGGCCAATGATTGGCGTCAAGTTATCCATAGCGTTCTTTTGTGCGATAGCCGCTTGCTGCTGGGCTTCCCTGACTTTAAACATCGGCGAATCTGTCATAACCGACTGATCTTTATCGATCTCGCCGCCGGTCCTCACATCATTAGCTTTGACCTCGTTGACAACCTTAGTTACAAACTCACGATTGTTCATGTACGACAGAAAACCCATCAGGGCCTGCCGGTCTTGAATCAACTTGCCGATACCAGCGCCTTCCGCGATTTTTGCCATGCTTTCAAGCGCAGCCGTTCTTTCTTCACTATTCTTGCCACTCTTAAGCTTTTTTTGCAGGCTTTGGTAGTTTGTGTTTTTAGCCACACTCTTATCGAGCAACTCGACAAACGCATCAATACCGTCAACACCTTGCCCGCGCCGCTTTTGCAAATGCCCGCTCAGATCGATGCCTAGCTGCTTTTGCACATCCTTGGCGCTATCAGCGGAATTGAGCTTCTGAAGCATATTGACGACGTTATTGCCGGCTTCGTCCTTTGTGCCGGCATTGAGGATAGCGCCTTGATTGATCCCCACTAGCTTTGCAAAACCGGCCTTACCCGAAATGCCGGCTGCTCCAGCGGCTGCCATTTGTTGCGGCAACCATTTGGACATATTTTCCAGTTCGAAATTACCGGCCTTGCCACCGGCATGTGCCATATTAAGAATATTTGCGAAGTCGTCTGGAGCAATACCAAACCCCTTGATCGCCTTGATGCCTATTTCAGCGAGATTGGTAGCGCTGGCACGCGATGCGTTTTGCCCTCTCATCAACGATGGCAACATTTTCATTGCGTCAGCTGGACCGACAGCCCCCGAATTAATCAGAGTTTCCAAGGCGCCGGCGGCGTCTTCCCGCGTACCTCCCTCTTTGATGGAGGAATTAATAGATTCTTCTAACTGTTTGGCACCTATTAAACGGCCAGATTTATCACGCTCCCGAAACGCAGCATTAGACATATAGCGCAGGCGTTCATCCATGGTCATCGCATGCATTATCGGCGCTTGAAACGCATACCCGCCAGCGACCAAACCAGCGCCCACGGCCACACCGGTTCTAATCCGCCCCTGTGCCGTTTCAAAGTCCTTCGCGGCTTTGGCAGCGCGTTGTTGCTCCGCTGTCAGCTTGCCCATTTCATTGGTCAGCTTGGTAATCTTTTGCCGGGTCTTTTCGGCGGCGCGGGTGAGTTGGTCTTGGCTGAGTGTGCCGGATGCGGCCAGGCGTTTATAAGCCGCTTCGGTTTGTTGAATTTCGCGTTGAATTTTTTGCTCGGAGCGCATGCCCAGCGTTTCGCGGGCCAGGGATAGCCGCTCGAAGGAGGTGCGCTGCCGGCTGTTGGAACGCTCGACAGCGCTTTCGGTTTGCTTGGTGACTCTATCGACGTGGGCGGTGAATTTGTCGAGTCCGGCGCTTGCGCCTTTATCGACGAACTTTAGTCGTAATTCGGCCTCGGCGGCATTGGACATAAAAAAACTCCGGTCACGGGATGTAACCGAAGTTTATAGAGGTGGGTGCAAGGTGGTCAGGCTGGAAATGTTTCCAGAGACTACCGCGTCAGATTCTTTTAATTATTCGAACTTCCTGCCATCCATCGCCGCCGCCACCTTGGCCCACATAAACAACTCGGCCAGCGGCAAGGCTTTGGCAATGGGAAGCGGTTGATTCAACACCTTAGTCACCAACGCCACAGCTATGACGATGCGTCCGACTTTTTTTCCAGGTCGCGCTCCGCATCGTCCGGCTTGGGGAACGCTGCCAGCTCATCAGCCAGCATCATATCGGTCGCGATCTTTTCAGCCCGGAGATAATCCGGCCCGCGCAGCTGCTCGATCAACGCTTCGTCGGTGCCGGTTAAACTCGCGATTAGCGACACCCGCTGCGCCACACCGCCGCGCTTGTCGTAGGACAGGTAGTCTGCGGCGGTGGTGTAGTCGCGGAATTTGAGTTCGGTGACTTGGGTTTTGCCAAATTTTATGGGATTTAATAGTTTCATAATAATTACCCAACAATTTGCAGACCGGCATAGTGCACGGTTTGTTCAGAGCCTGAGTTGTTCGCATTGCCAACCGATGTAAATGGCGCGGACGACTGCAACAGCGACCCGCCGATATTACGGATAGTATTATTTGGGGTTGGGTCACAGTAAAAAGGAAAACTAGACCATACCAACTCTTGCCCTTCCAGCAAGCCTGGCGCGTTTCGCCAACCCAGCTGATTATCCGGAGGAAGATCTGACGGGGCGGACCCGCCACCAGTCCCTGCACCGACACCGGCAAAACTGCCACCGGTGACGCGGATTTGCCTTTCCATTGATGAAATATTAAGAGCCTTGTGGACAGTGACATGCTCAAAAT
This region includes:
- a CDS encoding phage baseplate assembly protein domain-containing protein; translated protein: MQQIWARLQLLFAHGVATLIGPDRVQAKVLDGEVLGNLARVEPYGFSYRPQPGAQVYLAFPGGDRSYGVALVVGDKRYQLELQAGEVALHDDIGHVIKLGRNGIAIDGGGHDLTISNVPNMRVPDGDVIVGGISVRHHLHNNVQPGSGNTGEPH
- a CDS encoding phage baseplate assembly protein, which gives rise to MVEIRFNGQRYAYWQNVHISASVDDLAASVNLAVTRPGSGEALGIDANTKIEVLIGETVVATIRSDIDHEHVDANSHSIAIDARSLGRELVDCQYSKTLSGLKLGEIVKQLCSTFNVPVKIDADTAVVPDFAMQCESPSNALINAARAANLLLYPTPDGGVILTKPTDAAPVATLVYGEHIESFDVVNEHKLRFSDYLVKGYDYATDQALKGAVKDSGINYFRPLHILADKTGQGLGGCDRRATLERNRRLARAHRIDLEVYGWTHAGGVWDINTQVRVIIPMRDIDGVYLIGDRAFTLDDQRGSMTRLTVMKREAFIGEEKTGGKAKKGAKHKANKAQDKVIYATDLG
- a CDS encoding DNA circularization protein, encoding MAESYRDRWSNARWRDIEFLTDSHDAKGGRRKAVHEFPGAEEPVVEDMGGKAGDYQLNAYFIGNDYDREAVELIKVLNQPGADWLLHPWLGRIWVVPVSWSRRESNDQNGFCTVSISWVAGGDKPPEATPDQVDIAASSIDAFAGAVVADFSLLPMSAGGLSAFVAQVQGKLEFVRQAISFATLPLTWSSQLLGLVSGIKGDLGTLAAIPGSYANAFRGLSNAIGLGADDAGLADTDRPRLVSRLVSLSTNTAYSNLSGVAATDSAVRGNLARDAALQSRLFLAAAMQVALVDYRAEVDRTAALVAIDTAYDTLLPTLPDAVFQAAVTARTALVEAVMAQDLQPQQVRDLVGYLPSTVLAHRLQIDEDVFLARNGVRHPLFVRGRVYG
- a CDS encoding phage tail tape measure protein; its protein translation is MSNAAEAELRLKFVDKGASAGLDKFTAHVDRVTKQTESAVERSNSRQRTSFERLSLARETLGMRSEQKIQREIQQTEAAYKRLAASGTLSQDQLTRAAEKTRQKITKLTNEMGKLTAEQQRAAKAAKDFETAQGRIRTGVAVGAGLVAGGYAFQAPIMHAMTMDERLRYMSNAAFRERDKSGRLIGAKQLEESINSSIKEGGTREDAAGALETLINSGAVGPADAMKMLPSLMRGQNASRASATNLAEIGIKAIKGFGIAPDDFANILNMAHAGGKAGNFELENMSKWLPQQMAAAGAAGISGKAGFAKLVGINQGAILNAGTKDEAGNNVVNMLQKLNSADSAKDVQKQLGIDLSGHLQKRRGQGVDGIDAFVELLDKSVAKNTNYQSLQKKLKSGKNSEERTAALESMAKIAEGAGIGKLIQDRQALMGFLSYMNNREFVTKVVNEVKANDVRTGGEIDKDQSVMTDSPMFKVREAQQQAAIAQKNAMDNLTPIIGRVAEGFSDLSQRFPDLSSAVLGVGPPMLAATSAAGALSIALGGAAGTGGLAGAATMASSKLVSAAGLISAAVAGYEFGTNTVTPLVDEVVRKLTGNKDDTAGTALFDLFNKPGPASEVHLTVESTTPGFMVKQKSKSDGVSVTTKGNTGNLFNGAP
- a CDS encoding phage tail assembly protein — translated: MKLLNPIKFGKTQVTELKFRDYTTAADYLSYDKRGGVAQRVSLIASLTGTDEALIEQLRGPDYLRAEKIATDMMLADELAAFPKPDDAERDLEKKSDASS